DNA from Thermomicrobium roseum DSM 5159:
CGATGGGGCGATCACGCCGGTGGTGGCCAGCTACGTCGATCGTGCTCTCCGCCAGGCCGCCGATCAGGGTGCGGAAGCCGTCGTCATCCAGCTCGACACGCCGGGCGGACTGAGTTCAGCGATGGACGAGATCATCCAGGACATCCTCCAGAGTCCAGTCCCGGTGATCGTCTACGTCGCACCGGAAGGCGCCCGCGCTGCCTCGGCCGGAGTCTTCATCACCTACGCCGCCCACATCGCCGCCATGGCACCAGCGACGAATATCGGCTCAGCCAGTCCAGTCCTCATCGGCCAAGACGGGCAGGCCGCGCAACCGGACGACACGATGCAGCGGAAAGTCGTCAACGATGCCGTCGCCAAGATCCGCAGCCTGGCGGAGCGGCGCGGTCGCAACGCTGACTGGGCGGAGCAAGCGGTCCGCGAAGCCGTCAACATCTCCGCTGAGCAAGCGGTGGCTCAGAACGTCGTCGATCTCGTGGCCCCGTCGCTTCCTGCTCTCTTGGATGCCGTGGATGGCCGAACCGTGACCACGAGTGCTGGACAGGTCACCCTCCGCACGCGCGCTGCCGAGGTCGTTCCGATCCAGATGACGCTCATCGAACGGTTCTTCCAAGTCCTGAGTGATCCCAACGTGGCCTACATTCTCCTCAGTTTGGGTATGCTCGGACTCTTCTTCGAACTCGCCAATCCTGGCAGCATCCTGCCTGGAGTCCTCGGTGGCATCCTGCTCCTGCTCGGGCTGTACGCCTTGGGGACGCTGGACGTCAACTGGGCTGGCGTGCTGCTGATGGGCTTCGCCTTCCTCTTGTTCCTGATCGATCTCTATGTCCCAACGCATGGTGTCTTGACGATCGGCGGGATCGTGTCGTTCGCACTCGGCTCCCTCCTGCTCTTGCAGTCACCGGCCAGCCCGGCCTTCCAACTCTCGCGCGCTGTCGTGATCGCAGTCACCGCGACGATCGCCGGTGTGTTCCTGCTTCTCGTGTATCTGGTCGCCCGCGCGCACGCCCGGCGTCCACAGACCGGAAAGGAGGCGTTGCTCGGCGCACGAGCTGTCGTCCGGCGCACCCTCGACCCGGAAGGCATGGTCTTCGTCGAGGGGGAATTGTGGCGCGCTCGCAGCCTCGCCGGCACCATTCCTGCCGGTAGGACGGTACGCGTGGTCGGAGTGGAGGGACTCGTCTTGCTCGTCGAACCAGCGAGCGAAGAGGAGCCGGCTGTCCGAGTCCGACGGCTGGCAGGAGACGTGCGTCGCTGGCGGCCGCTCGGTGCCCTGTTCCGCCGCGGATGAGATGTCGTGAACTGGAAAGGAGTGGCCGATGGGCTTGACATCGCTGATCACCGGTGCAGTCGTCGTCGTTTTGGTGCTCATGTTCCTGAGTTCCATGATCAAGGTCGTCCAGGAGTACGAGCGCGGCGTCATCTTCCGCCTGGGACGTTTGGTCGGTCCGCGCGGACCCGGACTGATCTTGCTCATCCCGATCATCGAACGGATGGTCAAGGTCGATCTGCGCGTGGTCACGATGGATATTCCGGTGCAGGAAGTGATCACGCGCGATAACGTGACCGTGCGGGTGAACGCAGTCGCCTACTTCCGCGTTGTCGATCCCAACGCAGCGGTCGTGAACGTTGCCGACTACATCCGGGCGACCTCGCAAATCTCCCAAACGACGCTCCGGAGCGTCCTCGGCCAGGTCGAGCTCGACGAACTCCTCGCCGAACGAGAGAAAATCAACCAGAAGCTGCAGGAAATCATCGACGAGCAGACCGAACCGTGGGGCGTGAAGGTCAGCATCGTGGAGATCAAGGACGTCGAGCTTCCCGAATCGATGCAGCGAGCCATGGCGCGTCAGGCCGAGGCCGAGCGGGAGAAGCGCGCCAAGATCATCCATGCGGAGGGCGAACTCGCCGCTGCAAGCCAGCTGGCCGAGGCTGCCCGCACGCTCCTCAGCGTTCCCGGTGCGCTGCAGCTCCGTTTCTTGCAGACGCTGACGGAGATCGCTGCCGAACGCAACAGCACCATCATTTTCCCGGTGCCGATCGATCTCCTCACGCCGTTTCTCGAGAACCGGCTCGCTCAGGTCCCGTCCGCCATCCAGCCTGGTTCCGATGACTGAGATCAACCGAGCGTAGCGAGCTCGTAGCGTAGCTCGATCGGGCCGGTCGGGAGGACTCCCACCGGCCCCGCATCGTCCCGGCCGAACAAGAATCGCGCCGTGGTCCTGCTCAACGATTCCCAAAAGGTCGGCTGCGGGCGATAGACGCGGACCGCTGGTTCCGCTCCCAGTCCAGCCAGCTGGCCAGCTACTGCCAGGGCGTCACGGTAGCCGCCGAGTTCATCGACGAGCCCGAGCTCTTTCGCCTGGCGCCCAGTGTAGATGCGGCCGTCAGCCAACTCGCGCACGCGCTCGGGTGGCATCGCGCGACCCTCGGCGACGACTCGCACGAACTCGTCGTAGGCCTCGTGAACCAGCTGCTCGAGCAGTGCGCGCTCTTCTGGAGTCAACGGACGATCGCTCGACGCCATGTCCTTGAAGGTGCCGCTCTTGACGACTTGCATGCGAATGCCCAGTTTCTCGTACAAGCCGGACAGGTCAGGAATGATCAGGATCACCCCGATACTGCCGGTGATGGTGTCAGGCATGGCGACGATACGGTCGGCCGGCGCACTGATGTAATAACCGCCGGACGCGGCAGTGTCCTCGAAAAAGGCCACGACTGGCTTCCCGGATTCCTGCACACGTCGCACTGCTGCCCAGATCTCGCGCGCCGCATTGACGCCACCCCCCGGACTATCGACGCGCAACAGGACGACTCTGGCATTCGGGTTTTGGCGCGCTCGCTCCAGTTGCTCGACGATCCGCTCGGCGCTCGCCGACTCGCCGGTCAACAGACCGGCCCCACCGCGGAGCGCGATGGGCCCGCGGACACGGATCTCAGCGACATGCGGCTGCTCCAGCCAGCGGTCGAGTCTGCCCGATGCGAGCATGCCGAGCCCGGCCGTCAGCGCGAGGCAGCTCGCAACCAGCAGGAGACTGAGCCCGACGATCCACCAGGTGCGACGAGTTGTCCTCGCTGCAGGCATCCCACCATTTCCTTCCGACACTCCGACCACGAGTCAATCGTTATCAGCCTGGCCAGTGAGTCCGCGCAGGCGTTGCCGCTGGATGATCGAGACCACTTCCTTCGCGATCTCCTCGATCGACTTCCCCGTAATGTTGACGAGTGGCCAAGGATAACCGCTCCGTGCGATGCGGCGGAAATAGATCAGTTCCTCCGCCACCTTCTCGGGATCGGCATACTCGCCCGGCAGCGTGCCACCGAGCGCCTGGAGGCGATGTTGCCGGATACGGACCAGCTCGTCCTTGTCGATCGTCAATCCGACGATCTTGCGTTGATCGATTTGCCGCAGCTGCGGAGGCGGCGGCACGTTCAGGATGATCGGCACATTGGCCACCTTCCAACCGGACATGGAGAGATAGACCGAAAGCGGCGTTTTGGACGTCCGCGAGACGCCGACCAGCACGATGTCGGCTTCCCCGAGCGTCTCCAGACCCTGGCCGTCATCATGCCGGACCGTGTACTGGATCGCTTCGATCCGCTGGAAGTATTCAGGCCCGACACCGCGTGCTGCACCTGGTCGCAGGAGTGGCTCGACTCCTACCTTCTGGGAGATTTGGCCCAGTAGCGGGCCGAGCAGATCGACGTGATCGATGAGACGGGCATTGCACTCGCGGACGAGCACACGGCGAATCTCGACGATCACCACCGTATGCACGATGATCCCGTTCGCCTGCTCAGCTGCCTCGACGACTTCCCGAACCTGATCCAGCGTCCGCACACCTGGATAGCGACGAACATCGAACTCGACGTGCGGGAACTGCGCCATCGCCGCATCCAGCAC
Protein-coding regions in this window:
- a CDS encoding NfeD family protein, whose product is MRYWQNLRSRCMSLFLMIVGLALLGQSGAAASTRVYLVEIDGAITPVVASYVDRALRQAADQGAEAVVIQLDTPGGLSSAMDEIIQDILQSPVPVIVYVAPEGARAASAGVFITYAAHIAAMAPATNIGSASPVLIGQDGQAAQPDDTMQRKVVNDAVAKIRSLAERRGRNADWAEQAVREAVNISAEQAVAQNVVDLVAPSLPALLDAVDGRTVTTSAGQVTLRTRAAEVVPIQMTLIERFFQVLSDPNVAYILLSLGMLGLFFELANPGSILPGVLGGILLLLGLYALGTLDVNWAGVLLMGFAFLLFLIDLYVPTHGVLTIGGIVSFALGSLLLLQSPASPAFQLSRAVVIAVTATIAGVFLLLVYLVARAHARRPQTGKEALLGARAVVRRTLDPEGMVFVEGELWRARSLAGTIPAGRTVRVVGVEGLVLLVEPASEEEPAVRVRRLAGDVRRWRPLGALFRRG
- a CDS encoding slipin family protein, producing the protein MGLTSLITGAVVVVLVLMFLSSMIKVVQEYERGVIFRLGRLVGPRGPGLILLIPIIERMVKVDLRVVTMDIPVQEVITRDNVTVRVNAVAYFRVVDPNAAVVNVADYIRATSQISQTTLRSVLGQVELDELLAEREKINQKLQEIIDEQTEPWGVKVSIVEIKDVELPESMQRAMARQAEAEREKRAKIIHAEGELAAASQLAEAARTLLSVPGALQLRFLQTLTEIAAERNSTIIFPVPIDLLTPFLENRLAQVPSAIQPGSDD
- the sppA gene encoding signal peptide peptidase SppA; translation: MPAARTTRRTWWIVGLSLLLVASCLALTAGLGMLASGRLDRWLEQPHVAEIRVRGPIALRGGAGLLTGESASAERIVEQLERARQNPNARVVLLRVDSPGGGVNAAREIWAAVRRVQESGKPVVAFFEDTAASGGYYISAPADRIVAMPDTITGSIGVILIIPDLSGLYEKLGIRMQVVKSGTFKDMASSDRPLTPEERALLEQLVHEAYDEFVRVVAEGRAMPPERVRELADGRIYTGRQAKELGLVDELGGYRDALAVAGQLAGLGAEPAVRVYRPQPTFWESLSRTTARFLFGRDDAGPVGVLPTGPIELRYELATLG
- a CDS encoding pyruvate, water dikinase regulatory protein, giving the protein MTGVTRPRCTVFLVSDGVGTTAQAVLDAAMAQFPHVEFDVRRYPGVRTLDQVREVVEAAEQANGIIVHTVVIVEIRRVLVRECNARLIDHVDLLGPLLGQISQKVGVEPLLRPGAARGVGPEYFQRIEAIQYTVRHDDGQGLETLGEADIVLVGVSRTSKTPLSVYLSMSGWKVANVPIILNVPPPPQLRQIDQRKIVGLTIDKDELVRIRQHRLQALGGTLPGEYADPEKVAEELIYFRRIARSGYPWPLVNITGKSIEEIAKEVVSIIQRQRLRGLTGQADND